The genomic window GACGCCGCCGGCCCGTTCGAAAACACCGACCTCGCCGTCAAGCGGTCGCATCATCGGAAAACGGCGACGGATGGCATTGGTGTCGAGCAGTTCGACGTGCAGATCGTGGCGTTTCGCGCTCTCTGTCGAGCCGATGATCACTTTGCTCGTCGGAGCGCCCGCCAACAATATTCCGGTGAGGGTCACGAGTCGCTCGCCGCTCAACGCTTCGAGCTCACGCCACAAATCGTAGGCTCGCAGTAAGAGCGGCACGTAGTCCGCATGTTCGAAATACGCCTGGCGGATGAGGCGCGATTTTCCGTGCGATGCGCCGAGGCTGTGTGCGGGACCGTGGCGCTCGATACCAAGCACTGACCAGCCGCGGCGCGCGCATTGCGCGGCCACGGCGCTGCCCATCGCGCCAAGGCCGACCACGACGACGTCATATACCACGCGCGGCGTTTCTCAACGGCACAGGCGAACTCCGGCAGGGCGTGTCATCACACCCGTGAATCCTTATCGAGCGCGCGGTCCTCGATTCGTGCGCGTATGGATTGCCCTCGTAGTTCAGCGGATTAGAATGCCGCGCTTCGAACGCGGAGGTCGGGGGTTCGACTCCCTCCGAGGGCGCCAGAACCATGAACCGAGCATGGACACGATCTTTAGCGTATGCTCTATCGGCTGCCGCTGCGTTGAATACGGCGCCGACATCTACCGCTTTGACGCCGCCAAACGCATCCGGCGCGCAGGTGATCCAGTACGTGCAAGTG from Candidatus Eremiobacteraceae bacterium includes these protein-coding regions:
- a CDS encoding FAD-dependent oxidoreductase → MVYDVVVVGLGAMGSAVAAQCARRGWSVLGIERHGPAHSLGASHGKSRLIRQAYFEHADYVPLLLRAYDLWRELEALSGERLVTLTGILLAGAPTSKVIIGSTESAKRHDLHVELLDTNAIRRRFPMMRPLDGEVGVFERAGGV